One Pseudomonas sp. HOU2 genomic window carries:
- a CDS encoding DEAD/DEAH box helicase — translation MSIFIERLKGLAWTHAFSSKALAKARAYAADDRVEIIEINDMKIEAFCVGSESQAYEQSIYLSEDRLGSINLRCLCTCPVVIDCKHCAAVLYHLQGIDDDTSESDAQIPMGRALEHWLSTIPVPVKSVDERAQIAGTRLFYKLKPTSANGKWLLDIFKVHQLKSGELREVKPMYSLSDMLMRQPGYLSELDLRVARLLVAMHSHHAYYSGYPLEGSSGAELLEMLLRTSRLFLDFENLQPLTPGAKRMGLFSWAEQADGGFRAQWSSAEATQETVLALEPLYYLDREQRQVGPLFSELEEKLACHLTLAPDIPARQAMQFSHRMSAMTKIPPPHKLTERIIDDVLPQPQLTLVSGRERSRWEYVLEHRAALVFTYNGHPAVDRHPEVMILNGTETQRIRRQPAMEKKLRQSLQKHGFKKATRKSAMDRPGEMFTLPDDSAWLGFMHEGLATLRAADWEIEISPGFHFDVQPVEHWYAEVEEEVGHQWFDLQLGIVVNGERYSLLPILLHLLRTQPRLLDPVNLAQRSDDEKLLIELKPSGFGDPAGAKVALPLSRVKPLMATLGELYLGGHQGDALRLTAPDAARLSMLDGVPLEWQGGERLRTFAKRLHNSSHTHIAAPAGLNAQLRPYQLEGLGWMQTLRELEVGGILGDDMGLGKTLQTLAHLLTEKHAGRLDCPALAVMPTSLIPNWLDEAQRFTPQLKVLALHGTGRQKDFANLAEYDLVLTTYALLPRDLETLRPQSWSVLILDEAQNIKNPLSKAAQAARDLQARQRLCLSGTPLENHLGELWSQFHFLMPGWLGDSKSFNRDYRTPIEKHGNVQRMQHLTARIKPFLLRRKKDQVATELPPKTEIIHWVELSDGQRDVYETVRVAMDRKVRDEIARSGVARSQIIILDALLKLRQVCCDLRLINMPLTAKALRSGSGKLISLMEMLEELLGEGRRILLFSQFTSMLALIEQELQHRAIGYSLLTGDTTDRRTPVKEFQGGKVPLFLISLKAGGTGLNLTAADTVIHFDPWWNPAVENQATDRAYRIGQNNPVFVYKLIAKGTVEEKIQALQQEKAALAGAVLEGGTTGGFKLEQSDIEALFAPLPVSRG, via the coding sequence ATGAGCATTTTCATCGAGCGGCTTAAAGGGCTGGCATGGACTCACGCATTCAGTAGCAAGGCGTTGGCCAAGGCCCGCGCTTATGCTGCCGATGATCGGGTAGAGATCATCGAGATCAATGACATGAAGATCGAGGCGTTCTGCGTCGGTTCCGAAAGTCAGGCATATGAACAAAGCATCTACCTGTCCGAAGATCGCCTGGGATCGATTAATTTGCGTTGCTTATGCACCTGCCCCGTCGTGATTGATTGCAAGCACTGCGCGGCGGTGCTCTATCACCTGCAGGGCATTGACGACGATACGTCCGAAAGTGACGCACAGATCCCCATGGGGCGGGCGCTGGAGCATTGGCTTTCGACTATCCCCGTTCCGGTCAAATCCGTCGACGAAAGGGCGCAAATCGCGGGTACGCGCTTGTTTTACAAGCTCAAACCCACGTCTGCGAACGGCAAGTGGCTGCTCGATATTTTCAAGGTCCATCAGCTCAAGAGCGGCGAGTTACGCGAAGTAAAACCGATGTATTCGCTCTCGGACATGCTCATGCGTCAGCCCGGTTATTTGTCCGAACTGGATCTGCGCGTCGCCAGGCTGTTGGTCGCCATGCATTCCCATCATGCCTATTACAGCGGCTATCCGCTGGAAGGCAGCAGTGGCGCGGAACTGCTGGAAATGCTTCTGCGCACCTCGCGCCTGTTCCTTGATTTCGAAAACTTGCAGCCACTGACGCCGGGCGCGAAACGCATGGGTCTGTTCTCTTGGGCCGAGCAGGCCGACGGTGGGTTCCGCGCCCAGTGGAGCAGTGCCGAGGCTACGCAGGAAACCGTGCTGGCGCTGGAGCCGCTTTATTACCTCGATCGTGAGCAGCGACAGGTTGGCCCTCTGTTCAGTGAGCTGGAAGAAAAACTGGCCTGCCATTTGACCCTCGCCCCAGACATCCCCGCGCGTCAGGCCATGCAGTTCAGCCATCGCATGAGCGCGATGACCAAAATCCCGCCGCCGCACAAGCTCACCGAACGAATCATCGATGACGTGCTTCCGCAGCCGCAACTGACCTTGGTCAGCGGCCGGGAGCGTTCGCGCTGGGAATACGTTCTGGAACACCGCGCCGCTCTGGTGTTTACCTACAACGGTCATCCGGCGGTGGATCGTCATCCGGAAGTGATGATCCTCAATGGCACTGAAACCCAGCGCATTCGACGCCAGCCTGCAATGGAAAAGAAGCTGCGCCAGAGCCTGCAAAAGCACGGCTTCAAAAAAGCCACGCGCAAGAGCGCTATGGATCGTCCCGGCGAGATGTTCACCTTGCCGGATGATTCCGCCTGGCTCGGATTCATGCACGAAGGGCTTGCCACACTGCGCGCCGCGGACTGGGAAATCGAAATCAGTCCCGGCTTCCATTTCGATGTGCAGCCGGTTGAACACTGGTACGCGGAGGTTGAAGAGGAGGTCGGGCATCAATGGTTTGATCTGCAACTGGGCATCGTTGTCAATGGCGAGCGCTACAGCTTGTTGCCGATCCTTCTGCATCTGTTGCGCACCCAGCCACGTTTGCTCGACCCGGTGAATCTGGCGCAACGCAGCGACGACGAAAAACTCCTTATTGAACTCAAGCCCAGCGGTTTTGGCGACCCGGCAGGCGCCAAGGTGGCGTTGCCGCTGAGTCGGGTCAAACCGCTGATGGCGACGCTGGGCGAGCTGTACCTGGGCGGACATCAGGGCGATGCGCTGCGCTTGACTGCTCCAGACGCCGCGCGCCTGAGTATGCTCGATGGCGTGCCACTGGAATGGCAGGGCGGCGAACGCCTGCGCACTTTTGCCAAGCGGCTGCACAATTCCAGTCACACCCACATTGCTGCGCCGGCCGGCCTTAATGCGCAACTGCGCCCATATCAGCTCGAAGGCCTTGGCTGGATGCAGACTCTGCGGGAGCTGGAGGTCGGCGGCATTCTTGGCGATGACATGGGCTTGGGCAAAACCCTGCAGACCCTGGCGCATCTGCTCACGGAAAAGCACGCCGGGCGCCTCGATTGCCCGGCACTGGCGGTGATGCCGACCAGTCTGATTCCCAACTGGCTCGACGAGGCCCAGCGCTTCACGCCTCAGTTGAAGGTCCTGGCGCTGCATGGGACCGGGCGGCAAAAAGACTTCGCCAATCTCGCCGAATACGACTTGGTGCTGACCACTTACGCCTTGCTGCCCAGGGATCTTGAAACGTTGCGGCCGCAGTCGTGGAGCGTACTGATTCTCGACGAAGCGCAGAACATCAAGAACCCGCTGAGCAAAGCGGCGCAGGCCGCACGTGACTTGCAGGCCCGTCAGCGCTTGTGTCTGAGCGGCACGCCACTGGAAAACCATCTGGGCGAGCTGTGGTCGCAGTTTCATTTCCTCATGCCTGGCTGGCTGGGCGACAGCAAATCCTTCAACCGCGATTACCGCACACCGATCGAGAAGCATGGCAATGTCCAGCGCATGCAGCACCTGACGGCGCGCATCAAGCCGTTTCTGCTGCGTCGCAAGAAAGATCAGGTCGCCACTGAGCTGCCGCCGAAAACCGAAATCATCCATTGGGTTGAACTCAGCGACGGCCAGCGCGACGTCTATGAAACGGTGCGCGTGGCGATGGACAGAAAAGTGCGCGACGAAATTGCCCGCAGTGGTGTGGCGCGCAGTCAGATCATTATTCTTGATGCCTTGCTCAAGCTGCGGCAGGTCTGCTGCGATCTGCGCTTGATCAACATGCCGCTCACGGCGAAGGCATTGCGCTCGGGCAGCGGCAAGCTGATCAGCCTGATGGAGATGCTCGAAGAGTTGCTCGGCGAAGGTCGGCGCATCCTGCTGTTCTCCCAGTTCACCTCGATGCTGGCGCTGATCGAGCAGGAGTTGCAGCATCGCGCCATCGGTTATTCGTTGCTGACTGGCGACACAACCGATCGGCGCACGCCAGTGAAGGAATTCCAGGGCGGCAAGGTGCCGTTGTTCCTCATCAGCCTCAAGGCTGGCGGTACCGGTCTGAACCTGACGGCTGCGGACACGGTGATCCACTTCGACCCGTGGTGGAACCCGGCGGTGGAGAATCAGGCAACTGATCGCGCTTATCGTATCGGGCAGAACAATCCGGTGTTTGTTTACAAGTTGATTGCCAAAGGTACCGTGGAGGAAAAAATCCAGGCGCTGCAGCAGGAGAAGGCTGCGCTGGCCGGGGCGGTGCTGGAAGGCGGTACGACAGGTGGGTTCAAGCTGGAGCAGAGTGACATCGAGGCGCTGTTTGCGCCGCTGCCGGTTTCCAGGGGTTGA